A stretch of DNA from Haloarchaeobius amylolyticus:
GAGAGGGAACGAAAAATGGGTGTCAGGAACACTCCCGGAGCGTTCAAAGAGTCCTCTCAGACCACGTTCGATACGGAGCCAGAAGTTCCACCTATTTCCCGAGAAAACACGGCCAGACGACCGTATGTGACGGTTGCGGACGCAATCATGGATCTGCCTCCGGTCTCACCTGATGGAGAGATGCCGCCGAAAGAAGCAACGGAATACACCCTCCCTCCGGTGTCACCATATCAGGAATGGCTACGTGATATCCCGGAAGATGAAGACTGGGACGATCAAACGCTCCGGAACCACAGTTGTCGGTGGCACAACCATTTGGACCTCTCCATCTACAAATTGCTTGGGCACGGTGTCGGATGGAATATTGGGGACGTAAGCCAGGAGCTCCAGCCTTACCGCGATGATGTCTTCCCAGACAAGTACAAGAAACAGAACCCCTCTAGGCCAGCATCAACCATTCTGGCGCATATTCAGAAGGACGGTCACATGTTTATCCACCCCACAGAAGCACGATCGTTGACTGTCCGAGAGGCCGCGCGGTTACAGTCATTTCGTGACTCGTACTGGTTCCCCGAGAGCCGGACAAACGCGTATCGACTTGTCGGCAACGCTGTTCCACCACGGTTGGCGCACGCTGTAGGCCATGCGATTAGAGAAGAAGTTCTTGAGTGATGTCTCGGGGGCTCTACCGAGGACGCGGATTATCGGCGACAGCGGTGATGTATCCGTGAGCAAACTCGATTATATCGAGATCCAATTCGCTTCGGTCTTCGATGCGGAAGTGGAAGAGACGATTGCGGTGTTCTCCAATACTGCTGACCAGCTGTCGGACGAAATCCTGCCGCTCGTGAAAGAATTCGTCGAACCCGTCATCCCAGTTTTTCGAAAATAGAAACTCGTAGTGACTGAAGCTGCACTCATCGAGGCTCTCAACGAGACGTAGATGACCAGAATCCGAAGATAGATTTTTCAACACTCCTGGAACCTCATCGCCATACACATCCTGAATGATGCTACGGATGGCGTTCTCAATTCCTTCAATCAACAGAAAGGGCTGGGTTGATTTCCTCCAGAACTCGCGGATGTCGTAGTCGGTGACAATTCTGTATCCGTCTGGGGAGTCCACGAGCACGTATGAGCGTTCGCCAAGAATACTGAACAGAGTATTGAACTCGTCGTCGTGGTCGACGATTCGTGGTTTTTCAACCGCGAGTTCGGCTGTCCGGTTGCTCAGCCTCTTCGGCGCGTCAAACAGTTCGTCAGTCGCAAGCAAGGCTCTCGAAATCGACTGATACGATACGGCCCCGATGAGTTCACCACCGCGGGTGATTCCAACCTGAGAGTACTGCTGTGCCAGCATCAGTTCGATCACGTCCCGAAGGCTTGTCTCCGCAGTAACCGTCTCAAAAGAGGGAGCGTCGATCTCACCAACCGTATCAAACACCATAGGGGTACACATGAACCCCTTTCAGAAAAATATGAGCGGGTGCCTGATAGAGTCGTCCTGGATGAGCTACAAAAGCAACTGATCAATGCGTTCATCTACCGTTTAACCGGAAATGACCAATTCGCGAAGATGACCTGTCTGGCCCGCACGACTTGGCAGTACTCTCGCAAGACCTTGTTCAGACGAGTATCTGAGTTGCAACGATTTCATATGCGATTGCGCGTGGAATGCGTCAAATAGAGTCCACCGGACAACCGGGTTCTGTGGCTAATTCTCGAAGGCGTCGATAACGACGGCCATGTTGATGAGCTCTAGTTCGTCAGGAATTACCTGTTCCTCCTCTTCAAGTCTCGCTATCTCCGAATCTCGTTCTTTCTTTAATTCCTTGAGCTGGCTCTGTGCCTTCGCGAGGACGATACGCATGTCTTCATTCGGCTTCGTGTCGCGCTCTTCGAAACGCTCGATCCGGTCTTCGATATCGTCGATACGGTACTCGAAGTATTTTTGTGTATGCTCCCGCCGAATGCGCGCTTCTCGCTGCCGGTTTTCTCGTGCCTCGGCTGCCAGACCCTCTATGACCTCCCATGCGACAGTCTCCGCCCGGTCCACGAGCTCGTCAGAACACGTAGAAATCGCTCCGACAGCGGGATAATCGTTGGCGGCGGAAGGTGGGAGACCACCTGTGATGTTGATGTCCCCGGTCTTCTCAACGCCGTCTGGTGTCACGTAGACTTGGACGAGGCGCTCAGTGACCGTCTCGCCAGTCCCCGAGAGGTATCCGACCCGGAAGTGACAGAGCAGGCCCGGTGTTTCCAGGTCTCTGCCTCCCGTTAGAACGGCGGTCTGTCCCCCGACCACATCACTGTCAAGACAGAACTGCATCATCGACCGTACGACCGGATGGTCGAGGGCGATGAATTCGAGTGACTCGTCCTCGACTGCGTTCTTCCGGTCGAACGTCGAAGCATCGTACCGGTCCTTCACTTCGCCCCCCGAGATGGGGTCCGGAACGACGAGGTCGAATATCTCACCACCGTCCTCGGCGGGGCCGGACCGTACGTTGACAATCCGACCACCGAACTCGTTGCACACGGTCCGGACGAGGTACTCCACGTCTGCCTCGCTGATCGTGTCCTCTGCACTCTCGTCGATGATGTCGAGGATCTCTCGGTCCTCCTCACTCAGGTCAAATCGGTCACGGATGAGCAGTTCTTCGTCGACGCGGCGAACGGCCTCCTCCTGATCTTCGACAATCGCATCGAGGTCAGCAGCAATCGAATCCGCCCCGTCCTTCTGCGTGATGGCGGTCATGATCTGCTCCTCGAGGTCGACGTTCTCCAGCACCAGTCCGAGGACATCAGAACTCATGCCCAGAGTTTCCTCGATCTCGTCGAGTTTGCTCAGCAGAAGCTCAAGGATGTCGCTCTCCCGTGTATCGTCGACGAACAGGTTCCGGATCTCGACCGTGCGTTCCTGCCCGTAGCGGTGGAGTCGACCGATGCGCTGGTCGATTCGCGTCGGATTCCACGGGAGGTCGTAGTTGACCATGATGTGCGCGAACTGGAGGTTCAGCCCCTCCCGGGCCGCGTCCGTCGCGAGCATGATGTTGGCCTCCTTCTCGAACTTCTTCAGCTGGCGTCTCCGCTCGGGCTGTGAGAGGTCGCCGTAGACTTGAGCGACGTCGTGCTCGCTGAACAGCCGGTCTCTGAGGTATTCTAGTGTGTCCGTGTACTCGGTGAAGATGAGGACCTTCTCGTCTGGGTCCTCGGCTAGGACGCCGTCGACGAACTCGCGGAGCTGTTCGGCCTTGGAGTCGACGTCGATCGCCTTCGCCTGGTTGTACAGGTCCCGGACGATTTGCAACTCCTGTTTGACCTTCGCCGGGTCACTCGATGCCGCCACACTCCCGAGCTCCTCCTCGACCTTCTCCCGCTGCGCGTCGGTCAGCATATCGGGGTCCTCGCGATACTGCGGGAGGAGACTCTTCGTGATTTGCGATAGGTCTCCCGGGTCTGCACCACCGGCCTGGATGGATTTCATCCGGTTCTTGAGCGACTTCCTGATGGCGTGAATCGACGAAACGAGCCGCTTCTGGTAGAGGACCATCGCGAAGCCCGCGGTGTCGTTGTCCTCCCTGTGGGCGAGATTGTAGTGCTCGGTGATGTACTCGGTGACGTTCTCGTAGAGCTCCCGTTCCTCGGGTGTAAACGTGACCGGCAGCGTCTCGATGTTCTTCTCTGGGAACATCTTCGAGCCGTCGGACTCGTACATCTCGCTCTTCAGCCGACGGATCATCAGGTCCCGCAGGCCCTCCTTGTTGACGTCGTGCTCGTCACGGAAGCGGTAGGGATCAAGCAGGGAGATCATGAAGTAAAACTGGTCGCGTTTCCCCTTGTGCGGCGTCCCGGTGAGGAAGAGAAGCCCATCCGAGTTCTGTGACACCGCCTCGCCGACGCGGTAGCGCTCGGTCCTGTTGATCCCGCGCTTGCCCTCACGGCGGGCTGTGAGGTGGTGAGATTCGTCGAAGATTGCGATATCCCACTCTTCGTCCAGATTCTCCAGCGCCGCGAGCATATCGTCCTGCTTGGCGAAGTCGATGGAGGTGATGATACGGTCGTCGTGTGTCCAGACATTTTTGTTCGGGTGGGCACCGCGCTTCGCGTCGACGTAGTCGCGGTCGTACACGACGTAGTTGCTGTCGAACTTCTCGCGGAGTTCCTCCTGCCACTGGGTCGTGAGGGGTGCAGGAGCGACGATCAGCACCCTGTCGGCCTGTCCACGGGCGGCGAGTTCCTCGATGACGATGGCGGCCTCGATGGTCTTGCCGAGACCGACCTCGTCACCGATTAGATACCGATGATCGTACGAGGTGAGAATCTCGTAGGCGGCCTTCACCTGGTGTGGTGCGATGTCGATGCGGCTGCTCTCCAGTGTGACGAACCGGTCCTGCCGATGGGCCAGATCGAGTTCCGCAGCCCGCGACCGGAGGTTGAAACGGTCGGGCGCGTCGAACTCGCGGTTCGCCAGTAACGTGTCGCTCCCCTCCACTTTGTCAACGACCGCGCTGGGGCGCTTGGTCTGTCCACTGTCGGTCAGAATCGTGAGCAGACACTGGCCACTCGGGCGGTGGTTGGCCTTTGCAATTTCGCCATTACCACCCGCGAAACTTACGCGGTCACCGACTTCGAATCCACATTCGCAACTGGTCACTGATAGGTACGATGTGACTCTCGGATTTAATGTCTTTGCGGATAAAAGTCGCCACAGTGCACCCGGTGTCTCGAATGACCACTCACACTCCCCCATCCCGAGAACCATGAACAGGGCCTTCAGAATTGGCGAGCGATACCGAGACAAGGGGAGCTACAGGAATCCAGACGACCAGTTCCTGCGCTGGATCCGGGGACCGCTGAGCAGTGGCATCAAAAATACGGGTGGCATTCGCGACTTAGGGACGGACCGCAGTGACACTCCCGCGGCACTGGTACTCGTCTCGAACGACAAGGGCGTCTCTCAGCACGACGACCCGTGGGAGGACACGCTTGCCGTCGATTCGGGATACATCAGCTACTGGGGCGACGCCAAGGCAGAGAACCCCTACGACGAGTCGAAACAGAACGAGAAGATCAAGGACGCGTTCGACAGGAAAGCGTCCGGTCGGCGTGAGGAGGTCCCGCCAGTTCTTGTGTTTCGGAAACCAGAGTCCGGTGTCGTAGAGTTCTGTGGACTCTGCGTTCCCGACCATCTCGAGATCCGTTCGTATCAGGACGACTCGGGCGCACAGATTCCGAACTATTTCTTCCATTTCTCGATCCTCAACACGCAGTCAGTACCTGTTTCCTGGCTCCACGACCGTGCACGGACGAACAGTTCTGAGAACGCCCCCGAGGTGTGGAAGCAGTGGGTGCGGACCGGGGACGTCAAGCAGTGGCCGACCGGAGAATTGCTCGACTCTGTCGGGGGGACTATCCGTCGCTACGAGCAACCGGAAGTTGTCGTGAGCGACGCGTTCAGGGCTGAAACGTTTGAGCGGTACGGGAAGGCGTGTACGATGACCGGCATCCGAGAAGAAGCCCTGCTCGACCTGGCACACGTGTTGCCCCGGAGCCAGCGACCAGAACTCGCCGAGCATCCGGAGAACGTGTTCGTGCTAAACTCGCTCCATCACCGGGCGTTCGACGCCGGTCTATTTACCTTGGATACTGATTACAGGATACGGGTCAGTCCGACATTCGATCCCGGCCATCCGTTTCTCAGGGAAACTATAGTCGAACAACAAGGAGATCAGCTGTCATTACCACCGGGGGTCCGGTTAGGACTAGGGTTCATCGAGGACCTGAACGCAGATCTGGGTTGGTTGTAATTCACCTTATATTGAGCTTTTGAAAACACGTAAATACACCATAAGATTGAATAGACCCTTAGATACCATTGTTTTTTAACGTATCATCGATCTCATCATAAGCGTCCTCGAGCACTTCTAAGTCTGGATCGCCATCTATAACCACAGATCCGGAAGCGAACAATATAGCAAACCAGTCTCTATTCTTTGGCCGATAAAACAAGCCCGGGAATTGTTCGGGTTCATATTCAGTTTCATCAAGTCCCAAAGAAACCGCTGCGGTGGAGAGATCGAGGGGTCGCTCTAGGTTCCCCGTTGTAACAAAGAATCGTATCTCTATGGAAGGTTCAATCTCAAGCCCGGTAATCGATTCCAGTTCATCACAAAATCTTTGGAATGTCAGGTTAGTTTCTTGGACAGATTTACCACCAGCTATACTGAATTTCCCAGAACGGAATAACATAATTGTCGGGTCAAACTCATGAGATCTTAGTACTATTGCGGCATACGATTCGGGTTCATACTGAATATCGAATTTTTCAAATTCAGCTGTCGATACCGAATGGAGATCAATCTCCGTCCCGATGGCACCACCTCCTACTACATTTTTGATGGTTAGTTTCTCACTCATCGTTGTCTAGTGTGAAAATCACAGAACCCACAGAGCTTTTTGAACCATGGATAATATCAGACGATACAATTCAAATATAAATGCAAATCAAGTTTGCTCAAGTGTTTATAGAGAGTTCAAATTGCATCAACTGTTCTTTAGTGACTCTTCAATAATAGACCGTTGGTCGTCATCAATTCCATATGCAGTATAAACCATGTCATCAATAATCTCTTCTGACTCCATTTGACGCTCTTCAAGTTTGTTGTGTTTAGATTTAGCCTGTAAAAATTGGTCCAACCCCTTCGATATGTCTTCAATCTCCGGTAGCGTTAGTTTCTCTAGGCGATCTATCAATGAGTTTGTTTTCGTCGCGGTTTCGCGAAAGCTGGCGAATCCGTTACCTTGTTCTACTGCATACGGCACAAACTCTAGAACAAGTTCTTCCACTTTGTCGTCAGCTCCCACGAACTCCAGTGCCGGGATAAAATCTGTTTCTGTGTATCCCCAACGGTCAGTCTCATAACCTTCTTTGTCCTCAGGCTTATATCGAGCTGTAACATTGAGTGATATTTTTGAGCCATGGTCTACAATTTCACAATCGCCAATACGTAGGTTTTCTCGCTTTTCTGCTGTATCTACTAGAATCGTATCATTCACTCCAGTGGCTGGCTGGAATGAGGCTAAGTCCCCTAAACTGTCTCCCCATTGATAATTGCCCAAATAGTCCGGTAGAGAGGTGTTGATCTCTCTTTTGTTTTCAATTGTCGAGATTATATCTTCAGTCAGTGATATTAGGCCTTGCTCAAGCGAATCACTTTCATTAAGTAACTGGTGGTCAGAGGCCATCTCGATAGGCTCACTGAGCTTTTTGCCACATATGGGTAAAATCTCAAGGTATCGTTTCGCGTAGGAGTAATACCCTCCGCGGAATCGAGAAGTTTCTTTCTTTAGTGTCCAGTCTAAAAGAGAGCTATTGAGTAACGCGAGGAGTGCCGGGTAGCTCAACTTGTCCTTATCCACAGTTATTCCATAACCGCCAGCAGTCCCGCCGCCGACGAATGTTATCAGCCCTTTCCGATCCAGGGCTAAGGACGCTTCTTTAGCAAGGACCTGTGTGAGGAGTTTCGGAGATTCGAACTTATCTAGGTTTTGTGGCCTTCCATATTGCCACCAAGTTGTTTCATCGACACCAGAACGGTCAATCAGTCGATCGCGATTTTGAGAAAGGTATTTCCATGTCTTTGGATATTTGCTTTCCATCTCTTGTTTAGTAATAAGCGAGTACTCTCCTTTCTCAGAGTCAGTATTGTATGGGAAAATGACACGGGAATCGTATTGTGTAATAGTCCACTTTTGCATATCTTGACCCCGGAGCAGAGGCTTCGTAATCTCCTTTTCAATTTCAATTTCTTCGCCAATCTCTTTTGAATAGGCTTCTATAGTGTCCCCAGTTTCATCAATTACGTCCAGAATATAGACCGGATCAGCACTAGTTTGTAGACCTACGAAAATAGTATCTGTGAAATCTTCCAAAACGGGGAAATCATCTAGATAGTCCAGTATTTTTCTTTCACCGGGGAGTGCGAAAACCCAAGGAGAGCTATCCAGTCGGTCGATAGATTCAGTGTATGAATACAGGTCATCGCGGATGACCTGATCCGATGACCGAACTTCCCTTAGCTGGTCAACAGTTCCGTCTAAATCCAATATTTCTGCATAACGGAAGCTCTCATTTTCTGTTTTTTGCAGAAATAGTAACACCGTGTAAGTACTAGCTCCGGGGAATACCTGTTGATCCCCAAAGTCAATTAATTCATAAACTGCCCTGTTTTTGGCGAGATACTCTCGCAAATTTTCACC
This window harbors:
- a CDS encoding helicase-related protein, encoding MTSCECGFEVGDRVSFAGGNGEIAKANHRPSGQCLLTILTDSGQTKRPSAVVDKVEGSDTLLANREFDAPDRFNLRSRAAELDLAHRQDRFVTLESSRIDIAPHQVKAAYEILTSYDHRYLIGDEVGLGKTIEAAIVIEELAARGQADRVLIVAPAPLTTQWQEELREKFDSNYVVYDRDYVDAKRGAHPNKNVWTHDDRIITSIDFAKQDDMLAALENLDEEWDIAIFDESHHLTARREGKRGINRTERYRVGEAVSQNSDGLLFLTGTPHKGKRDQFYFMISLLDPYRFRDEHDVNKEGLRDLMIRRLKSEMYESDGSKMFPEKNIETLPVTFTPEERELYENVTEYITEHYNLAHREDNDTAGFAMVLYQKRLVSSIHAIRKSLKNRMKSIQAGGADPGDLSQITKSLLPQYREDPDMLTDAQREKVEEELGSVAASSDPAKVKQELQIVRDLYNQAKAIDVDSKAEQLREFVDGVLAEDPDEKVLIFTEYTDTLEYLRDRLFSEHDVAQVYGDLSQPERRRQLKKFEKEANIMLATDAAREGLNLQFAHIMVNYDLPWNPTRIDQRIGRLHRYGQERTVEIRNLFVDDTRESDILELLLSKLDEIEETLGMSSDVLGLVLENVDLEEQIMTAITQKDGADSIAADLDAIVEDQEEAVRRVDEELLIRDRFDLSEEDREILDIIDESAEDTISEADVEYLVRTVCNEFGGRIVNVRSGPAEDGGEIFDLVVPDPISGGEVKDRYDASTFDRKNAVEDESLEFIALDHPVVRSMMQFCLDSDVVGGQTAVLTGGRDLETPGLLCHFRVGYLSGTGETVTERLVQVYVTPDGVEKTGDINITGGLPPSAANDYPAVGAISTCSDELVDRAETVAWEVIEGLAAEARENRQREARIRREHTQKYFEYRIDDIEDRIERFEERDTKPNEDMRIVLAKAQSQLKELKKERDSEIARLEEEEQVIPDELELINMAVVIDAFEN
- a CDS encoding HNH endonuclease, which produces MNRAFRIGERYRDKGSYRNPDDQFLRWIRGPLSSGIKNTGGIRDLGTDRSDTPAALVLVSNDKGVSQHDDPWEDTLAVDSGYISYWGDAKAENPYDESKQNEKIKDAFDRKASGRREEVPPVLVFRKPESGVVEFCGLCVPDHLEIRSYQDDSGAQIPNYFFHFSILNTQSVPVSWLHDRARTNSSENAPEVWKQWVRTGDVKQWPTGELLDSVGGTIRRYEQPEVVVSDAFRAETFERYGKACTMTGIREEALLDLAHVLPRSQRPELAEHPENVFVLNSLHHRAFDAGLFTLDTDYRIRVSPTFDPGHPFLRETIVEQQGDQLSLPPGVRLGLGFIEDLNADLGWL
- a CDS encoding CBS domain-containing protein, producing MVFDTVGEIDAPSFETVTAETSLRDVIELMLAQQYSQVGITRGGELIGAVSYQSISRALLATDELFDAPKRLSNRTAELAVEKPRIVDHDDEFNTLFSILGERSYVLVDSPDGYRIVTDYDIREFWRKSTQPFLLIEGIENAIRSIIQDVYGDEVPGVLKNLSSDSGHLRLVESLDECSFSHYEFLFSKNWDDGFDEFFHERQDFVRQLVSSIGEHRNRLFHFRIEDRSELDLDIIEFAHGYITAVADNPRPR
- a CDS encoding DNA cytosine methyltransferase, whose translation is MERRPSAIDLFCGAGGFTQGLLNAGFDVCWAIDSDTAAVETYRRNHGEHVLGKDIRETDPATDGPDIEPGTLDLVAGGPPCPSFSTIGRAKLGSLENRSTDEDDRNVLYRDFLRYVDYFEPAAFIMENVTGLISDTAVIETDTIQQSLPTDSASTGEPVGKETPVPEIILEEMEALGYHADWEVIDAADYGVPQHRERVFFIGAREGDILPDLQQWKTHREPTDERERKMGVRNTPGAFKESSQTTFDTEPEVPPISRENTARRPYVTVADAIMDLPPVSPDGEMPPKEATEYTLPPVSPYQEWLRDIPEDEDWDDQTLRNHSCRWHNHLDLSIYKLLGHGVGWNIGDVSQELQPYRDDVFPDKYKKQNPSRPASTILAHIQKDGHMFIHPTEARSLTVREAARLQSFRDSYWFPESRTNAYRLVGNAVPPRLAHAVGHAIREEVLE